The following proteins are encoded in a genomic region of Chelmon rostratus isolate fCheRos1 chromosome 3, fCheRos1.pri, whole genome shotgun sequence:
- the LOC121604515 gene encoding NAD(P)(+)--arginine ADP-ribosyltransferase 2-like encodes MTVMKAIFAPLCFLLCWMLPVDSMTIRFNFTVRDAVPSIPLSMVEDSVDDMYFGCKDAMMKIVKYKYIKEEKHIRPFADVWSEAEKCAKKKLKHTKHMALTKDHIKAICAYTSDKLYRPFNTAVRTEKSIYGSSFQFHSLHFLLTSAIQILNSKYYCHTTYRRASVRFTGKVHQIIRFGSFASSSYSTDLTNFGNETCFKIKTCSGASLKSYSMYDDEEEVLIPPYEMFKITEIINGKVNIQGLNDCKVVYVLESAGVRSNLNCKLLDP; translated from the exons ATGACAGTGATGAAGGCAATCTTTGCTCcactgtgttttctcctttgctGGATGCTGCCTGTTGACTCCATGACG ATCCGTTTCAACTTCACTGTCCGAGATGCCGTCCCAAGCATCCCGCTGAGCATGGTTGAAGATTCAGTTGATGACATGTACTTTGGCTGCAAGGACGCAATGATGAAAATAGTCAAGTACAAATACATTAAGGAAGAAAAGCACATAAGACCATTTGCAGATGTCTGGAGTGAAGCAGAGAAATGTGCTAAAAAGAAACTGAAGCACACAAAGCACATGGCTCTAACCAAAGATCACATAAAGGCAATCTGTGCTTATACGTCTGACAAACTGTACAGGCCCTTTAATACTGCAGTCCGGACAGAAAAGAGCATCTACGGGTCTTCATTCCAGTTCCACTCTTTACATTTCCTGCTCACATCTGCCATACAGATATTGAATAGCAAGTACTACTGTCACACCACTTACAGGCGTGCCAGTGTTAGGTTTACTGGCAAAGTCCACCAGATTATTCGGTTTGGTTCCTTTGCCTCCAGCTCTTACAGCACAGACTTGACAAATTTTGGTAACGAGACCTGCTTTAAAATCAAGACCTGTTCAGGTGCCTCTTTGAAGAGTTATTCAATGTATGACGATGAGGAAGAAGTGCTCATCCCCCCCTATGAGATGTTCAAGATAACTGAGATAATTAATGGCAAGGTTAACATTCAAGGTCTGAATGATTGTAAAGTCGTCTACGTCCTGGAAAGTGCAGGCGTTCGGAGCAATCTGAACTGCAAACTTCTGGACCCGTGA